In Panicum virgatum strain AP13 chromosome 4N, P.virgatum_v5, whole genome shotgun sequence, a single window of DNA contains:
- the LOC120668717 gene encoding protein PHOSPHATE STARVATION RESPONSE 3-like, with amino-acid sequence MSSQSVATGEQIIAPDQIVHACTSTQTSVHKLFDAKLDHGFLIDDTLSSTSQSSNIKTELIRTSSLSRSLSVNLHKRSPESDPESPLSHVSHPKFSDPILSNSSTFCTSLFSSSSKNTDPCRQMGTLPFLPHPPKCEQQVSAGQSSSSSLLLSGDTGNALEEAGQSDDLKDFLNLSGDASDGSFHGESNTLSFDEQMEFQFLSEQLGIAITDNEESPHLDDIYGTPPQLSSLPEPSCSNQSKQNLGSPVKVQLSSSRSSSDSATTNKSRLRWTLELHERFVEAVNKLEGPEKATPKAVLKLMKVEGLTIYHVKSHLQKYRLAKYLPEPKEDKKASSEDKKAQLGSSSSDSSKTKNLQVAEALRMQMEVQKQLHEQLEVQRQLQLRIEEHARYLQKILEEQQKAGNLSLKAPTKAQAESPETTSKERSEAEGGTTSPRPSKNRNPDVDAECKSPVGSKRSKVQVDPERETPCL; translated from the exons ATGAGCTCCCAGAGTGTTGCTACTGGGGAGCAGATTATTGCTCCTGACCAAATAGTACACGCCTGCACATCCACACAAACTTCAGTTCATAAGCTGTTTGATGCTAAACTGGACCACGGGTTCTTGATAGATGACACTTTGTCATCCACAAGTCAATCATCAAACATCAAGACTGAATTGATCCGGACATCGAGCTTGTCAAGGAGCCTATCGGTTAACCTTCACAAAAGAAGCCCTGAATCTGATCCAGAAAGCCCGCTGTCTCACGTTTCACATCCCAAATTTTCTGACCCAATATTGTCTAACTCGTCAACGTTCTGCACAAGCTTGTTTTCTTCGTCTTCAAAAAACACAGATCCATGCCGGCAAATGGGCACTTTACCTTTCCTGCCTCACCCTCCTAAGTGTGAGCAGCAGGTTTCAGCTGGGCAGTCATCgagctcctctcttctcttaaGTGGTGATACTGGCAATGCTTTAGAGGAAGCTGGACAGTCAGATGATCTGAAAGATTTTCTCAATCTTTCTGGAGATGCTTCTGATGGGAGCTTCCATGGAGAAAGCAATACCTTGTCTTTTGATGAACAGATGGAATTTCAGTTTCTGTCTGAGCAGCTGGGAATTGCCATCACTGACAACGAGGAGAGTCCTCATTTAGAT GACATATACGGCACACCACCACAACTGTCATCGCTTCCAGAACCATCTTGCTCCAACCAGAGTAAACAGAATCTAGGGTCACCAGTTAAAGTCCAGCTTAGCTCATCTCGGTCATCTTCTGACTCTGCAACAACTAACAAGTCAAGATTGAGGTGGACACTTGAGCTTCATGAGCGTTTTGTGGAGGCTGTGAACAAGCTTGAAGGACCTGAAA AAGCAACTCCTAAGGCTGTGCTGAAACTAATGAAGGTAGAAGGCCTAACAATTTATCATGTAAAGAGTCATCTGCAG AAGTATCGGCTTGCGAAATATCTTCCTGAGCCTAAGGAAG ACAAGAAGGCTTCCTCTGAGGATAAGAAAGCACAATTGGGTAGCAGCAGCAGTGATTCCAGCAAAACTAA gaATTTACAAGTGGCAGAAGCTCTAAGGATGCAAATGGAGGTTCAGAAACAGCTTCACGAACAATTAGAG GTGCAAAGGCAATTGCAGCTACGGATAGAGGAACATGCAAGGTACTTGCAGAAAATACTGGAAGAGCAACAGAAGGCTGGCAACTTGTCGCTGAAAGCACCAACCAAAGCACAAGCAGAGTCACCTGAGACGACTTCAAAGGAGAGAAGCGAAGCTGAGGGAGGTACCACTTCACCGCGGCCATCCAAGAACAGAAACCCGGACGTAGACGCAGAATGCAAGTCGCCTGTAGGGAGCAAGAGATCAAAGGTTCAGGTTGATCCTGAGAGAGAGACCCCGTGTTTGTAG
- the LOC120668720 gene encoding uncharacterized protein LOC120668720, whose translation MATTRTNADGVYLGEGSFRKEFCVPSRQAELSTPSSGQKTNSCNLYEDKSVSHRQESESSMGASDNIDSLVANSIGRLIFEAGLEPDFVHLPSYNGVIDLLTRGVRIAMPSYEYILQVQLSEVQQHERALRQQWEKSGCSVILDRWKSRCGKRFVSVFVHCREGMMFLRSIDISAIFDDVDELAAMVCHVIEDIGVRSIVQIIINDVSPHMQAAEHAVLKKYEQSFIFTVCADHCINLLLENIGALDNVKDVLMKARDITRFLYGHALTMELKRLYIGNADIISNSNLKFVAVFDTLENLVSHRDNLVEMFSSEEWVSSDLASTSLSMHICEVVQTEDAFWSAAANILKVTDPLISVLYKLEGDKCPVSVLYDAMDSAKEDIKRNLGDEHGSYWLMIDHIWDDYLHSPVHAAAYFLNPTIFYSDRFRNDAEISSGITTCILRASKSHYDALLTAEQMDVYLRKSGTFDSDSAVEEAVGTPQDLWWVKHGSGTPALQSFASLILGQTCFGASRYNLDKSLSERLHTERRAYTEQERFRSMEYIYYNLRLASSVPRVAGPPADQHSKLTTHLGDWLSA comes from the exons ATGGCAACCACAAGGACAAATGCTGATGGTGTTTATTTGGGTGAAGGTTCTTTTAGGAAGGAATTCTGTGTTCCGAGTAGGCAAGCAGAACTATCAACACCATCATCAGGCCAGAAAACAAACTCATGCAACCTCTACGAGGACAAGTCTGTGTCACATAGGCAGGAATCTGAATCCTCCATGGGAGCAAGTGATAACATTGATTCTCTAGTGGCGAATTCAATAGGAAGGCTCATCTTTGAGGCTGGACTTGAGCCTGATTTTGTTCACTTACCATCTTATAATGGAGTGATTGATTTGCTCACCCGTGGGGTTCGAATTGCAATGCCTTCATATGAATATATTCTTCAGGTGCAACTAAGTGAAGTTCAGCAGCATGAAAGGGCTTTGAGGCAACAGTGGGAAAAAAGTGGCTGCAGTGTGATATTGGATAGATGGAAAAGCCGATGTGGGAAAAGGTTCGTTagtgtttttgtgcattgtaGAGAAGGCATGATGTTCCTCAGATCTATTGACATATCTGCAATATTTGATGATGTTGATGAGCTTGCAGCAATGGTTTGTCATGTGATTGAAGATATTGGTGTCCGCAGCATCGTTCAGATTATCATAAATGATGTATCGCCACATATGCAAGCTGCAGAACATGCTGTCTTAAAGAAATATGAGCAGTCATTCATATTCACAGTATGTGCCGATCATTGCATCAATCTTCTGCTTGAGAATATAGGAGCACTTGATAATGTGAAGGATGTCCTAATGAAGGCAAGGGATATCACTAGGTTTTTGTATGGTCATGCACTGACAATGGAACTGAAAAGGCTGTATATTGGGAATGCTGATATCATAAGTAACTCTAACCTGAAATTTGTGGCTGTGTTTGATACACTAGAAAATCTAGTGTCTCACAGGGATAATCTGGTGGAGATGTTTAGCTCTGAGGAGTGGGTTTCCTCTGATCTGGCTTCTACAAGCCTGTCCATGCATATCTGTGAGGTAGTACAGACGGAAGATGCATTCTGGAGTGCTGCTGCCAACATTTTGAAGGTGACAGACCCACTTATCAGCGTTTTATATAAACTGGAAGGTGATAAGTGTCCAGTCAGTGTCCTGTATGATGCCATGGATAGCgcaaaagaagacataaaacgGAATCTTGGTGATGAGCATGGCAGTTACTGGCTGATGATTGATCACATCTGGGATGATTACTTGCATTCCCCAGTCCATGCTGCTGCTTATTTTCTGAATCCAACTATTTTTTACAGTGATCGATTCCGCAATGATGCTGAGATCAGCAGTGGCATCACGACCTGCATTCTACGAGCATCCAAGAGTCATTACGATGCATTGCTCACTGCTGAACAGATGGATGTCTATCTGAGAAAGTCAGGGACGTTTGATTCTGATTCAGCCGTTGAGGAAGCCGTGGGAACACCTCAAG ATCTCTGGTGGGTGAAGCATGGGTCTGGCACGCCGGCGCTCCAATCCTTTGCGAGCTTGATCCTAGGGCAGACGTGTTTCGGCGCTTCCAGGTACAACCTGGACAAGAGCTTGTCCGAGAGGCTGCACACCGAGCGGAGGGCCTACACCGAGCAGGAGAGGTTCCGCAGCATGGAGTACATCTACTACAACCTCCGCCTTGCGAGCTCGGtgccgcgcgtggccggcccTCCCGCGGACCAGCACAGTAAGCTCACTACTCATCTGGGCGATTGGCTCTCAGCGTAG